In the Doryrhamphus excisus isolate RoL2022-K1 chromosome 2, RoL_Dexc_1.0, whole genome shotgun sequence genome, TCTGAGCTTGTctgtgaccccccctccccgacaGCACCACCTCCCACCATGGCCGCCACCCCCTCTGCTGTCATCGTGAACGCCACTCCCACCATGGCCGCCACCCCCTCTGCTGTCACCGTGAACGCCACTCCCACCACCTCCGTTGATGTAAGTATTGTaactaaaaaatttaattaaattaaactaataaaaaaaaaataaataaaaataaaataaaatgaaaaaataaaataaaagtgtctGCTGTGTTCCTGTGAACTGTTTTGGTATCTTCCATGCTAGGAGAAGAAGGTAAATCGAGGAGTTTTGGCGGCTTCCATTGTGACACCCCTGGCTCTGGTGATGCtggctgttgccatggttaccacaTGGtacattgtaagtgtgcctttTACCTTGAGGCGCCACaaagtactttttaaaaaaacttactcTTCATCCTCTCTTCACAGAAAACCCGGACAGCAAGTGTAGACTTGTGAGTATCGTCtgatttttcaacaaaaaaagacgAATATTCCCAAATAAGACAGAACTCTTCCCTCTAGAGGTTGTGAGCAGGATAGGAATGACATCATAGGAATCATATTTTATTAGCAATCAGCTATAAAAAGGCTGTGATGCTGCTTAACCTAATTAACTTAATTCATCTAATTACAGAATGTACAGTGCACACTCACAGATGCATCTCAATTAATTAGAATATCAACTATAATTAATTAGAATATCTACTATATCAGCAGTTGAATTCAAAAACTGAAATGGTTACATTCTATTCATACACAAAAAGAAATATTTACAGaatatatttcttatataattttgaatattagtaataaatattatattcaatataattaaaaatgtcattgacCCAATGAAATGACTTTGCAGGTTGACGATGGGGATCAGTGGGGAAATTCCTTACGAGTAAGCACGTGTACATGGATATATcaaggttgccatggtgatgaccAGCAATGACCCAATCACATGTCTTGTATTTTCAGAGTGGGGTCGGGTCATGGCGTGGTGTTGACCAAGTACACCCGTTTGGATGTAAGTGTTCCTTATTTTttctggatttgttttttttttacagccaatGATAACAAAAGCACATTTGATCTAACTTCATTGTTCACCTGTCAGGTGTagggagcctaccccagctgactttgggcgagaggcggagggCACCCTGGTCTGATCCTGATTCCTGATCCTGGTCTAATACCTCCCAAGATGAATCATTACAAGCTGTGATTTCTATACTAAGATCGTGTTCTGTTTGTTGGAGTGATGCTGAATGAGTGCAAAATGAATATTCTTGAATAATATTCTATGATTTCTatgatttattgtgtattttatctCCAGTACTCATTGATGTGTTTATGCTATTTGAATACACTTGATGAAGAAACATCTCGGTCAAGTCCAGCTTCCTCTGGAAGACTCGTGTAGGTTGTTGTGCACAGAATGGGAACTTGAACGTGCATATAACTGCACCTTATTGCACATAACAGTGTATTCTATAGCCtatatttgatgtttttatttcgCACTTTTACATGTTGCACATTTTttccatgtaatgtaatgttttccCATGATgtgatttcaataaaataaagtcaatcatAAATTATCAAATGATTTTGAATCATAGTAGTAATCTaagagtagttttactttacaaCAGTGCTTCTGAAATTGTGGTAATTTGTCATTAAATACATGCAGGTATAATGTCTGAATGAACACTTTGGTGAGCTGCTAAACATCAGCTGGTGATCTCCTGCATGGTTGAGACCTCTAGCGTATGGTATAGACAACACAGCACAAACGATATGAAAAAACCCGTGTAGGGATGATGTTGCCACTACATGTCCTGGTCCTCCTCAAAGATCATCCACCTGGTCATAGTAGAGATGTCCCTGTAGGATGAAAGACATCATCAGCATGTGATGCTGgacatggatggatgttgcATGTTAAAAAGGCGTCCCTCACCCCGTTTGATGGTTGAGGCAGCACGGTGGCTCCGTCTGGCCGAGGTTGCGCCACCTCCCCCCTTTCATTGGGGGCATACGAACCGATTCTCTTACGCCAGTACCAGATACCAACCACAGCACAGACGATAGCCAGCAAAAGCATGGTGGTCGTCACGGCCGCTATTGTAGTTGTATCGCCTTTGCTGGAGGCCATTGGGTCATTGCTGGAGGCCATTGGGTCATTGCTGGAGGCCATTAGGTCATTGCTGGGGACCGCCGGGTCTTTGCTTGGGGTCACAGGGAACACAGTGCCTGGAGATTCATCGTCATCGCTCGGTGGTGGATCAAGTGGATCCTTGAGTTGGACCAGACAGCTTTTGGAGGAAGCCAGACCTTCCACCGTACAGAGATAGTGTCCATAGTCGTCGTTGTCTCTGATGTTTATAAACAATTCACCTTTTTCAGTGTCCTCAATGGCGTCGGGAGGCAACATCTTGTTTCCGCTGGTCTTCTTCCACGTGTACCGCACGTTGATGCTTTCTAAGGAACTGCATTTGAACATCACATCCATACCCAGTGTAGGCTCCCCGTGCACGCTACAAATAACGGGGGCATACTGATCCTTCACTTCTATGACAAAGGCTTCTTCTTTAAGGATTTCAGCTGACTTTGTCACTTTACACACGTAGGTCCCCTTGTCGGAGGTTTGCAAGTCTTTGATGGCTATGGAAGCATCTCCTTTGCTGGGGTCAGGAAATCTGAAGGAGACCCTGCCCTTCATTGGTTGGTACAGATCAGTATACAGGTTGCCATTGGTAAACCTAACAATGCCTCTGTAAAAAGGTTCCTTCATACTTGGAAGCT is a window encoding:
- the LOC131108914 gene encoding coxsackievirus and adenovirus receptor homolog, with amino-acid sequence MVWVLRYLVMMLSFCSPGYGNLVKNRGDTATFPCGYTLSSADGYYDIKWLKQLPSMKEPFYRGIVRFTNGNLYTDLYQPMKGRVSFRFPDPSKGDASIAIKDLQTSDKGTYVCKVTKSAEILKEEAFVIEVKDQYAPVICSVHGEPTLGMDVMFKCSSLESINVRYTWKKTSGNKMLPPDAIEDTEKGELFINIRDNDDYGHYLCTVEGLASSKSCLVQLKDPLDPPPSDDDESPGTVFPVTPSKDPAVPSNDLMASSNDPMASSNDPMASSKGDTTTIAAVTTTMLLLAIVCAVVGIWYWRKRIGSYAPNERGEVAQPRPDGATVLPQPSNGGHLYYDQVDDL